A region of Paenibacillus thiaminolyticus DNA encodes the following proteins:
- a CDS encoding FMN-binding protein: protein MKKKLALLLSAVLVVGMLAGCGDKKEETAPPTETETTAPGAEQGQFKDGTYHAEAGDFDEKSGWKDTLDITVKDGKIAEVNWDAVNKEGGKTKKELGEEYGMKKAGSELEWNEQAKKMEDELIAKQDPAAIAVKDDGTQDAISGVSIHVNGFVKLAEEALASAK, encoded by the coding sequence ATGAAAAAGAAACTTGCATTGCTTTTGTCTGCTGTCTTGGTAGTAGGTATGCTGGCAGGCTGTGGAGATAAGAAAGAGGAAACGGCACCGCCAACCGAGACGGAGACAACGGCTCCGGGGGCAGAGCAAGGCCAATTTAAGGATGGCACATACCATGCCGAAGCTGGCGACTTCGATGAGAAATCCGGTTGGAAAGATACATTGGATATCACTGTTAAAGACGGTAAAATTGCAGAAGTGAACTGGGACGCCGTGAACAAAGAAGGCGGAAAAACGAAAAAAGAACTGGGCGAAGAGTACGGCATGAAGAAAGCCGGTTCCGAACTGGAATGGAACGAGCAAGCGAAGAAGATGGAGGATGAGCTGATTGCGAAGCAAGATCCTGCCGCTATCGCAGTGAAAGACGATGGCACCCAGGATGCAATCTCCGGCGTATCCATCCATGTCAACGGCTTCGTGAAGCTGGCTGAGGAAGCTCTCGCTTCGGCTAAGTAA
- a CDS encoding FAD-dependent oxidoreductase yields the protein MKEIVVLGAGYGGVLTAKKLAKRFKKDQDIRIRLIDRKPFHTMMTELHEVAAGRVDEDAIKMDLKKIFAGLKVEIVLDEITNIDFKSNKLQGKRDTYKYDHLVIGTGCKPSFFGIPGAEEHSFSLWSFEDAVKLKQQIRQMFMDATKLSDPDKRKQMLTFVVVGAGFTGVEMIGELAEYREQLCKEFYVDESEVRLVVADMAPKILPILPQNLIDKADKYLRKMKVEIITGTKISGVTPNSVILGEDNEIKSSTVIWTAGVEGSDLVGNLDVQQQGRKRILTNDKLQSVDYDNVYVVGDNIFYIPEGEERPVPQMVENAEHSAGLIAHNLVCDIKGGTQKSYKPAFHGTMVSIGGRYGVAAVGTPKKLFHFSGFLAMFFKHMINIVYFLQVLGFNKIWTYLMHEVFHIENRRSLVGGHFSKRSPNFWLVPLRIYIGVMWLMQGWEKAAKLLKDPSQMFLIPPKAMDGVTAATEAVDAVHSTVDAQTAASAVEGASTAIKAIPVPDFLKSIVDWSMDLMFYTSDGGYTTMAYLFQGCMVAAEVIFGIMLILGLFTAISAIATCAMSVMIYTSGMAPYEMFWYFFGGIALIGGSGSTFGLDYYLYPRLKRIWKKIPIVRRWYLYTD from the coding sequence ATGAAAGAGATCGTTGTGTTGGGCGCAGGCTACGGCGGCGTCCTGACGGCGAAGAAGCTGGCCAAACGCTTCAAGAAGGATCAAGATATCCGAATTAGGCTGATTGACCGCAAGCCGTTCCATACGATGATGACCGAGCTGCACGAGGTCGCTGCAGGACGGGTTGACGAAGATGCCATCAAGATGGACCTGAAGAAAATTTTCGCAGGCCTCAAGGTGGAGATCGTCCTCGACGAAATCACGAACATTGATTTCAAGAGCAACAAGCTTCAGGGAAAACGTGACACGTATAAGTACGACCATCTTGTTATCGGTACCGGTTGTAAGCCGTCATTCTTCGGCATTCCGGGCGCAGAAGAGCATTCCTTCTCGCTGTGGTCGTTCGAGGATGCGGTGAAGCTGAAGCAGCAGATCCGCCAAATGTTCATGGACGCTACGAAGTTAAGCGATCCGGACAAGCGCAAGCAAATGCTGACCTTCGTCGTCGTCGGCGCCGGCTTCACCGGCGTGGAAATGATCGGGGAACTGGCGGAATACCGCGAGCAGCTGTGCAAGGAATTCTATGTCGATGAATCCGAAGTTCGTCTCGTCGTGGCCGATATGGCACCGAAGATTTTGCCGATTCTGCCGCAGAATCTTATCGACAAAGCGGATAAGTATCTCCGCAAGATGAAGGTCGAGATCATTACCGGAACGAAAATCTCCGGCGTGACCCCGAACTCGGTTATTCTTGGCGAGGACAACGAGATTAAATCGAGCACGGTCATCTGGACGGCCGGGGTCGAAGGCTCCGATCTGGTTGGCAATCTCGACGTGCAGCAGCAGGGCCGCAAGCGCATTTTGACCAATGACAAGCTGCAGTCCGTTGATTATGACAATGTGTATGTTGTCGGCGACAACATCTTCTATATTCCGGAAGGCGAAGAGCGGCCAGTTCCGCAAATGGTCGAGAACGCCGAGCACTCCGCCGGCCTCATCGCCCACAATCTCGTATGCGACATCAAGGGCGGCACGCAAAAATCGTATAAGCCTGCCTTCCACGGCACAATGGTCTCCATTGGCGGACGCTATGGGGTTGCCGCCGTCGGAACGCCGAAGAAGCTGTTCCATTTCTCCGGCTTCCTGGCCATGTTCTTCAAGCATATGATCAATATCGTGTACTTCTTGCAAGTACTCGGCTTTAACAAGATCTGGACTTATCTCATGCACGAGGTCTTCCATATCGAGAACCGCAGAAGCCTCGTTGGCGGCCACTTCTCCAAGCGTTCGCCGAACTTCTGGCTCGTGCCGCTTCGCATCTATATCGGTGTCATGTGGTTAATGCAAGGTTGGGAAAAGGCGGCGAAGCTGCTGAAGGATCCTTCCCAAATGTTCTTGATTCCGCCAAAAGCAATGGATGGCGTCACGGCGGCTACGGAAGCGGTCGATGCAGTCCATTCGACCGTAGACGCCCAGACGGCCGCATCGGCCGTAGAGGGAGCAAGTACGGCTATCAAGGCCATTCCGGTGCCGGATTTCCTCAAAAGCATCGTCGATTGGTCGATGGATCTGATGTTCTATACGAGTGACGGCGGCTACACGACGATGGCTTATCTTTTCCAAGGCTGCATGGTAGCGGCTGAGGTTATCTTCGGCATTATGCTGATTCTGGGCTTGTTCACGGCGATCTCCGCGATCGCAACATGCGCGATGAGCGTCATGATCTACACGTCCGGAATGGCTCCTTACGAGATGTTCTGGTACTTCTTCGGCGGCATCGCGCTGATTGGCGGTTCCGGCAGCACCTTCGGCTTGGATTACTACCTGTACCCTCGCCTGAAGCGAATCTGGAAGAAGATTCCGATCGTGCGCCGCTGGTACCTGTATACCGATTAA
- a CDS encoding carbohydrate ABC transporter permease has protein sequence MHNLVRRWPFRLLEGLMLALIAGMFLFPFLWMLVTAFKSKPEVLQFPPAWIPQEWRWDNFAAAWNSGPFGRYVLNNVIVAVSILALQLFTGIPAAYAFARFRFKGRGVLFSLVLLALMIPSQVVFLPIYVQMSGWNLINTLWALILPFGASAFGIFLIRQAFMQIPEDMMEAARLDHATEWTIMWRIALPMAKPAVTTFALFSLIYHWNDYFWPLIMTNQAAMRTLPVGIAMLKETEGISAWNVLMAGNLMLVVPALLLFVLAQRHIMKAFVYTTK, from the coding sequence ATGCACAATCTGGTCCGCCGATGGCCGTTCCGCTTGCTGGAAGGCCTCATGCTCGCATTGATAGCAGGCATGTTTCTCTTTCCGTTCCTGTGGATGCTCGTGACCGCCTTCAAATCGAAGCCGGAGGTGCTGCAATTCCCGCCGGCGTGGATCCCGCAGGAATGGAGATGGGACAATTTCGCGGCGGCATGGAACTCGGGTCCGTTCGGCCGCTATGTGCTGAACAATGTGATTGTTGCCGTCAGCATTTTGGCACTGCAGCTGTTTACCGGCATTCCGGCGGCTTATGCCTTCGCCCGCTTCCGCTTCAAGGGAAGGGGAGTGCTCTTCAGCCTCGTGCTGCTGGCGCTCATGATCCCGTCGCAGGTCGTGTTCCTTCCTATTTATGTGCAGATGAGCGGGTGGAATCTGATCAACACGCTGTGGGCGTTAATTCTTCCTTTCGGCGCGAGCGCCTTCGGCATCTTCCTCATCCGGCAAGCATTCATGCAGATACCGGAAGATATGATGGAGGCGGCCCGGCTCGATCATGCCACCGAATGGACGATAATGTGGCGCATCGCGCTGCCGATGGCGAAGCCTGCCGTGACGACGTTTGCGCTGTTCAGCCTCATTTACCACTGGAATGATTATTTCTGGCCGCTTATTATGACGAATCAAGCCGCGATGCGGACGCTTCCGGTCGGCATTGCGATGCTGAAGGAGACGGAAGGCATCAGTGCGTGGAATGTGTTGATGGCGGGCAATCTGATGCTTGTCGTTCCGGCGCTGCTGCTATTCGTGCTGGCACAGCGGCATATAATGAAGGCTTTCGTGTATACCACCAAATAA
- a CDS encoding ADP-heptose synthase produces MKPRRFVLEAVMLAVYGHLFEPRRPVEYVIPYTTIMELYEMRQEGEQVMPDPEEDVLAKQQIEQLITYFESELNKKKIERALTAPWRTSPPLLLRDNVSCVIINAMDNARYGELFDPVETELILTSMREQAPLLTDQFEFVSRLIANEVPIPIYDIDDFEYAVEQEDFPDDTGIH; encoded by the coding sequence GTGAAACCTCGGCGATTTGTATTAGAAGCCGTTATGCTAGCGGTATACGGCCATTTATTCGAGCCCCGGCGGCCCGTTGAATATGTAATCCCTTATACGACGATCATGGAATTGTACGAGATGCGTCAGGAGGGCGAGCAGGTAATGCCCGACCCCGAAGAAGACGTATTGGCCAAGCAGCAGATCGAACAGCTGATCACCTATTTCGAGAGCGAATTGAACAAAAAGAAGATCGAACGGGCCTTAACCGCCCCTTGGCGGACCAGCCCTCCCCTTCTCTTACGCGACAACGTCTCTTGCGTCATCATCAACGCGATGGACAACGCGCGCTACGGAGAACTGTTCGATCCGGTGGAGACCGAGCTCATTCTGACCTCCATGCGCGAGCAGGCTCCTTTGTTGACGGATCAGTTCGAATTTGTCAGCCGGCTCATCGCGAATGAAGTTCCCATTCCGATCTATGACATCGATGATTTCGAATATGCCGTCGAACAGGAAGACTTCCCTGACGACACCGGCATCCATTAG
- a CDS encoding polyprenyl synthetase family protein, translating into MKSFDGTLHERLHIPLARINRDLERIVLHDPDVSSRSIVALSVMDLIRAGGKRLRPIMTIVGSRFGSRPEADSVYQLAAMIEMVHAASLVHDDILDQAETRRGQPALHHKTGIYSAVHIGNYIMCRVMELAAANGQEAEKYIHELASVTTTQLCLGEYQQMEQRFNLDIPLEAYWEKTRNKTALLMATCLELGAKAADAGPDVVESLYRFGELLGMAFQIRDDIMDFTATAEELGKPAGTDLRNGHVTLPVMMAMKDEATASKLRQLLRPDASEAALDEAIELVRQSGGLEEALAVSHRFMKQAWDVTEQLSAFPAHADLRTLWSYFEARTY; encoded by the coding sequence ATGAAGTCATTTGACGGCACGCTGCATGAACGCCTGCATATCCCGCTCGCCCGCATCAACCGCGACCTGGAACGCATTGTGCTGCATGACCCGGATGTATCCTCCCGATCCATTGTCGCGCTCAGCGTCATGGATCTCATCCGCGCTGGAGGCAAGCGTCTGCGGCCGATCATGACGATCGTCGGCAGCCGGTTCGGCTCCCGTCCGGAGGCGGACAGCGTCTATCAATTGGCCGCGATGATCGAAATGGTTCACGCCGCCTCTCTCGTTCACGATGATATTCTGGATCAGGCGGAGACGCGGCGCGGACAGCCTGCCCTGCATCACAAGACCGGCATCTATTCCGCGGTCCATATCGGGAATTATATTATGTGCCGCGTCATGGAGCTCGCCGCCGCTAACGGGCAGGAGGCAGAGAAATATATTCACGAGCTGGCCTCGGTCACGACGACCCAGCTCTGTCTCGGAGAATACCAGCAGATGGAGCAGCGCTTCAATCTCGATATCCCGCTCGAGGCCTATTGGGAGAAGACCCGGAACAAGACCGCCCTGCTGATGGCCACCTGCCTGGAGCTGGGCGCCAAGGCCGCCGACGCCGGCCCGGATGTCGTGGAGAGCCTATACCGGTTCGGCGAGCTGCTCGGCATGGCCTTCCAGATTCGGGACGACATCATGGACTTCACGGCGACCGCCGAGGAGCTGGGCAAGCCGGCAGGCACTGACCTGCGGAACGGTCATGTCACCCTGCCCGTCATGATGGCGATGAAGGACGAGGCCACAGCAAGCAAGCTGCGCCAGCTGCTGCGCCCGGACGCCTCCGAAGCGGCGCTGGACGAGGCAATCGAGCTCGTCCGGCAGAGCGGCGGCCTGGAGGAAGCGCTGGCGGTGAGCCATCGATTCATGAAGCAGGCCTGGGACGTGACGGAGCAGCTGTCCGCATTCCCGGCGCATGCCGACCTGCGCACGCTGTGGTCCTATTTCGAGGCGCGGACATATTGA
- a CDS encoding carbohydrate ABC transporter permease has protein sequence MKSTVMPGRGALLSAERTRKAVQEQDAAVRRRRLWERIRPYAYIGPAFLFLALFFFYPMLSVFVLSFFDWSLLNLSSRSWYGWTNYRDLFADPDFAHVIANTAIYTAATVGLGLLLALLLALWLNRPARRFGLIQGMLFSPHIISLVSISILWLWMMDPQYGLLNSVLEAFGLPGLPWLADPGTALPSLILVALWKGVGYNMIVLIAGLQSIPREIHEAALLDNVSRWRVVCQVTIPLLSPSLFFLLIMNTISSFQVFDTISIMTQGGPVNSTNMLVYYIYEQGMEFFNGGYAAAGSVLLLAAVGLVTLAHFALLGRRVHYH, from the coding sequence GTGAAATCGACTGTAATGCCCGGTCGGGGAGCGCTGCTGTCCGCGGAGCGGACACGGAAGGCTGTGCAGGAGCAAGATGCTGCCGTCCGGCGCCGCCGCCTCTGGGAGCGAATCCGGCCCTACGCTTATATCGGCCCGGCTTTTCTGTTCCTCGCGTTGTTCTTTTTCTATCCGATGCTGTCCGTCTTTGTTCTCAGCTTCTTCGACTGGTCCCTGCTCAATCTGTCGAGCCGCTCCTGGTACGGCTGGACCAATTACCGCGATCTGTTCGCGGATCCCGACTTCGCCCATGTAATCGCCAATACGGCGATATACACGGCGGCTACCGTCGGCCTTGGACTGCTTCTGGCGCTGCTTCTGGCCTTGTGGCTGAACCGTCCGGCGCGGAGATTCGGGCTCATTCAGGGCATGCTGTTCAGCCCGCATATCATCTCCCTCGTGTCCATATCGATCTTGTGGCTGTGGATGATGGATCCCCAGTACGGCCTGCTGAACAGCGTGCTGGAAGCATTCGGCCTTCCCGGCTTGCCTTGGCTCGCGGATCCGGGCACTGCTCTGCCTTCGCTCATTCTCGTCGCGCTCTGGAAGGGAGTGGGTTACAACATGATCGTGCTGATTGCCGGCTTGCAGAGCATCCCGCGCGAGATTCATGAAGCCGCCCTGCTGGATAACGTTTCACGCTGGCGCGTCGTGTGCCAGGTTACGATTCCGCTTTTGTCGCCAAGTCTGTTCTTCCTTCTCATTATGAATACGATCAGCTCCTTTCAGGTCTTCGACACGATCAGCATCATGACTCAAGGCGGCCCCGTGAACAGCACCAACATGCTTGTCTACTACATTTACGAGCAAGGGATGGAGTTCTTCAACGGCGGCTATGCCGCTGCCGGATCGGTCTTGCTGCTGGCCGCCGTCGGACTGGTGACGCTCGCGCATTTCGCTCTGCTCGGGCGCCGGGTCCATTACCACTAA
- a CDS encoding adenylate kinase and related kinase encodes MNRQLMKDTMQMLEQELPPLAGIHITAGSDERYLSDMARTLDAYDMKAQERRVLLGCYWLLRQAMRTHHHVPQDERLAGKAVLDGDFLLSLYYQFAARHGLTELIADMATVNKRIQIRRAEGKGTESELHRQMSRFLMKRYKQVAYEVI; translated from the coding sequence ATGAACCGGCAACTTATGAAGGATACGATGCAGATGCTTGAGCAAGAGCTTCCGCCGCTGGCTGGCATCCACATAACGGCAGGCTCGGACGAGCGCTACCTGTCCGATATGGCCCGGACGCTGGACGCTTACGATATGAAGGCGCAGGAACGGCGCGTCCTGTTAGGCTGCTACTGGCTGCTGCGTCAAGCGATGCGAACGCATCACCATGTACCCCAAGATGAGCGTCTGGCGGGAAAGGCGGTGCTGGACGGCGACTTCTTGCTCAGTCTGTACTACCAGTTCGCCGCGCGTCACGGGTTAACCGAGCTGATAGCCGATATGGCTACAGTCAACAAGCGGATTCAGATACGGCGGGCAGAGGGAAAAGGAACGGAATCGGAGCTGCACCGGCAGATGTCCCGGTTCCTGATGAAGCGTTACAAGCAGGTCGCGTATGAAGTCATTTGA